A genome region from Panthera leo isolate Ple1 chromosome A2, P.leo_Ple1_pat1.1, whole genome shotgun sequence includes the following:
- the CDCA7L gene encoding cell division cycle-associated 7-like protein isoform X1, whose protein sequence is METFSSEESCDSFDSLEPGKQDVRFHSKYFTEELRRIFIEDTDSETEEFEGFTQNDLNVNSNPEVMLVESDLSDAGKVSSASEEEDEEEKAPPRRSRPRRSSIGLRVAFQFPTKKLAKKSDDSSSEPLFPSKRLQDNKKAILGRKRSCRQGKEREDSVSESEDDSRDEGQESSDALLKRTMNIKENKAMLAQLLAELNSMPDFFPVRTPNSASKKRTVRRAFSEGQITRRTNPTRSARPPEKFALENFTVSAAKFAEEFYSFRRRKTISGGKCQGYRRRHRVSSFRPVEDITEEDLENVAITVRDKIYDKVLGNTCHQCRQKTIDTKTVCRNQGCGGVRGQFCGPCLRNRYGEDVRSALLDPVGTDWVCPPCRGICNCSYCRKRDGRCATGILIHLAKFYGYNNVKEYLESLQKQLVEDD, encoded by the exons GATGTGCGTTTCCATTCTAAATACTTCACGGAAGAGCTAAGAAGAATTTTTATAGAGGACACTGACTCAGAAACGGAAGAATTTGAAGGATTTACACAGAATGATCTGAATGTAAACAGTAACCCAGAAGTAATG CTTGTGGAGTCAGATTTGAGCGATGCTGGTAAGGTGTCTTCAGCGAGTGaagaagaggatgaagaagaaaaggCTCCACCCAGGAGAAGCAGGCCGAGGAGAAGCAGTATTGGTCTTCGAGTAGCCTTTCAATTCCCCACCAAGAAACTGGCAAAAAAATCTGATGACAGTTCTTCTGAGCCACTATTTCCTAGCAAACGCTTACAGGACAATAAAAAAGCAATtcttggaagaaagagaagctgcagacaggggaaggaaagggaagattcGGTGTCTGAATCTGAGGATGACTCCAGGGATGAGGGCCAGGAGAGCTCTGATGCGCTGCTGAAAAGGACCATGAACATCAAGGAGAACAAAGCCATG CTGGCTCAGTTATTGGCAGAACTGAACTCAATGCCGGATTTCTTCCCAGTACGAACCCCAAACTCAGCCTCT AAGAAGAGAACAGTGAGGCGGGCTTTCTCCGAGGGACAGATCACAAGACGCACTAACCCCACCCGGAGCGCGCGGCCTCCCGAGAAATTTGCCCTGGAGAACTTCACTGTCTCCGCTGCCAAATTTGCagaagagttttacagtttcaggagAAGGAAGACAATTAGCGGG GGGAAATGCCAGGGGTATAGACGGCGTCACCGTGTATCTTCCTTTCGGCCGGTGGAGGATATCACTGAAGAGGACTTAGAAAATGTTGCCATCACCGTTCGAGATAAAATCTACGATAAAGTTCTG GGCAACACTTGCCATCAGTGCAGGCAGAAGACCATCGACACCAAGACGGTGTGTCGGAACCAGGGCTGCGGTGGGGTCCGAGGACAGTTCTGTGGGCCGTGCCTGCGGAATCGCTACGGGGAGGACGTGAGATCTGCACTGCTGGACCCGGTAGGAACG GATTGGGTGTGTCCTCCCTGCCGTGGGATCTGCAATTGCAGTTACTGTCGCAAGCGTGATGGCCGCTGTGCCACAGGGATCCTCATTCACCTAGCCAAGTTTTACGGTTACAATAATGTCAAGGAATACCTGGAGAG CTTACAGAAGCAGCTAGTAGAAGATGATTAA
- the CDCA7L gene encoding cell division cycle-associated 7-like protein isoform X4, with protein sequence METFSSEESCDSFDSLEPGKQDVRFHSKYFTEELRRIFIEDTDSETEEFEGFTQNDLNVNSNPEVMLVESDLSDAGKVSSASEEEDEEEKAPPRRSRPRRSSIGLRVAFQFPTKKLAKKSDDSSSEPLFPSKRLQDNKKAILGRKRSCRQGKEREDSVSESEDDSRDEGQESSDALLKRTMNIKENKAMLAQLLAELNSMPDFFPVRTPNSASKKRTVRRAFSEGQITRRTNPTRSARPPEKFALENFTVSAAKFAEEFYSFRRRKTISGGKCQGYRRRHRVSSFRPVEDITEEDLENVAITVRDKIYDKVLGNTCHQCRQKTIDTKTVCRNQGCGGVRGQFCGPCLRNRYGEDVRSALLDPDWVCPPCRGICNCSYCRKRDGRCATGILIHLAKFYGYNNVKEYLESLQKQLVEDD encoded by the exons GATGTGCGTTTCCATTCTAAATACTTCACGGAAGAGCTAAGAAGAATTTTTATAGAGGACACTGACTCAGAAACGGAAGAATTTGAAGGATTTACACAGAATGATCTGAATGTAAACAGTAACCCAGAAGTAATG CTTGTGGAGTCAGATTTGAGCGATGCTGGTAAGGTGTCTTCAGCGAGTGaagaagaggatgaagaagaaaaggCTCCACCCAGGAGAAGCAGGCCGAGGAGAAGCAGTATTGGTCTTCGAGTAGCCTTTCAATTCCCCACCAAGAAACTGGCAAAAAAATCTGATGACAGTTCTTCTGAGCCACTATTTCCTAGCAAACGCTTACAGGACAATAAAAAAGCAATtcttggaagaaagagaagctgcagacaggggaaggaaagggaagattcGGTGTCTGAATCTGAGGATGACTCCAGGGATGAGGGCCAGGAGAGCTCTGATGCGCTGCTGAAAAGGACCATGAACATCAAGGAGAACAAAGCCATG CTGGCTCAGTTATTGGCAGAACTGAACTCAATGCCGGATTTCTTCCCAGTACGAACCCCAAACTCAGCCTCT AAGAAGAGAACAGTGAGGCGGGCTTTCTCCGAGGGACAGATCACAAGACGCACTAACCCCACCCGGAGCGCGCGGCCTCCCGAGAAATTTGCCCTGGAGAACTTCACTGTCTCCGCTGCCAAATTTGCagaagagttttacagtttcaggagAAGGAAGACAATTAGCGGG GGGAAATGCCAGGGGTATAGACGGCGTCACCGTGTATCTTCCTTTCGGCCGGTGGAGGATATCACTGAAGAGGACTTAGAAAATGTTGCCATCACCGTTCGAGATAAAATCTACGATAAAGTTCTG GGCAACACTTGCCATCAGTGCAGGCAGAAGACCATCGACACCAAGACGGTGTGTCGGAACCAGGGCTGCGGTGGGGTCCGAGGACAGTTCTGTGGGCCGTGCCTGCGGAATCGCTACGGGGAGGACGTGAGATCTGCACTGCTGGACCCG GATTGGGTGTGTCCTCCCTGCCGTGGGATCTGCAATTGCAGTTACTGTCGCAAGCGTGATGGCCGCTGTGCCACAGGGATCCTCATTCACCTAGCCAAGTTTTACGGTTACAATAATGTCAAGGAATACCTGGAGAG CTTACAGAAGCAGCTAGTAGAAGATGATTAA
- the CDCA7L gene encoding cell division cycle-associated 7-like protein isoform X3: METFSSEESCDSFDSLEPGKQQDVRFHSKYFTEELRRIFIEDTDSETEEFEGFTQNDLNVNSNPEVMLVESDLSDAGKVSSASEEEDEEEKAPPRRSRPRRSSIGLRVAFQFPTKKLAKKSDDSSSEPLFPSKRLQDNKKAILGRKRSCRQGKEREDSVSESEDDSRDEGQESSDALLKRTMNIKENKAMLAQLLAELNSMPDFFPVRTPNSASKKRTVRRAFSEGQITRRTNPTRSARPPEKFALENFTVSAAKFAEEFYSFRRRKTISGGKCQGYRRRHRVSSFRPVEDITEEDLENVAITVRDKIYDKVLGNTCHQCRQKTIDTKTVCRNQGCGGVRGQFCGPCLRNRYGEDVRSALLDPDWVCPPCRGICNCSYCRKRDGRCATGILIHLAKFYGYNNVKEYLESLQKQLVEDD, translated from the exons caGGATGTGCGTTTCCATTCTAAATACTTCACGGAAGAGCTAAGAAGAATTTTTATAGAGGACACTGACTCAGAAACGGAAGAATTTGAAGGATTTACACAGAATGATCTGAATGTAAACAGTAACCCAGAAGTAATG CTTGTGGAGTCAGATTTGAGCGATGCTGGTAAGGTGTCTTCAGCGAGTGaagaagaggatgaagaagaaaaggCTCCACCCAGGAGAAGCAGGCCGAGGAGAAGCAGTATTGGTCTTCGAGTAGCCTTTCAATTCCCCACCAAGAAACTGGCAAAAAAATCTGATGACAGTTCTTCTGAGCCACTATTTCCTAGCAAACGCTTACAGGACAATAAAAAAGCAATtcttggaagaaagagaagctgcagacaggggaaggaaagggaagattcGGTGTCTGAATCTGAGGATGACTCCAGGGATGAGGGCCAGGAGAGCTCTGATGCGCTGCTGAAAAGGACCATGAACATCAAGGAGAACAAAGCCATG CTGGCTCAGTTATTGGCAGAACTGAACTCAATGCCGGATTTCTTCCCAGTACGAACCCCAAACTCAGCCTCT AAGAAGAGAACAGTGAGGCGGGCTTTCTCCGAGGGACAGATCACAAGACGCACTAACCCCACCCGGAGCGCGCGGCCTCCCGAGAAATTTGCCCTGGAGAACTTCACTGTCTCCGCTGCCAAATTTGCagaagagttttacagtttcaggagAAGGAAGACAATTAGCGGG GGGAAATGCCAGGGGTATAGACGGCGTCACCGTGTATCTTCCTTTCGGCCGGTGGAGGATATCACTGAAGAGGACTTAGAAAATGTTGCCATCACCGTTCGAGATAAAATCTACGATAAAGTTCTG GGCAACACTTGCCATCAGTGCAGGCAGAAGACCATCGACACCAAGACGGTGTGTCGGAACCAGGGCTGCGGTGGGGTCCGAGGACAGTTCTGTGGGCCGTGCCTGCGGAATCGCTACGGGGAGGACGTGAGATCTGCACTGCTGGACCCG GATTGGGTGTGTCCTCCCTGCCGTGGGATCTGCAATTGCAGTTACTGTCGCAAGCGTGATGGCCGCTGTGCCACAGGGATCCTCATTCACCTAGCCAAGTTTTACGGTTACAATAATGTCAAGGAATACCTGGAGAG CTTACAGAAGCAGCTAGTAGAAGATGATTAA
- the CDCA7L gene encoding cell division cycle-associated 7-like protein isoform X2 encodes METFSSEESCDSFDSLEPGKQQDVRFHSKYFTEELRRIFIEDTDSETEEFEGFTQNDLNVNSNPEVMLVESDLSDAGKVSSASEEEDEEEKAPPRRSRPRRSSIGLRVAFQFPTKKLAKKSDDSSSEPLFPSKRLQDNKKAILGRKRSCRQGKEREDSVSESEDDSRDEGQESSDALLKRTMNIKENKAMLAQLLAELNSMPDFFPVRTPNSASKRTVRRAFSEGQITRRTNPTRSARPPEKFALENFTVSAAKFAEEFYSFRRRKTISGGKCQGYRRRHRVSSFRPVEDITEEDLENVAITVRDKIYDKVLGNTCHQCRQKTIDTKTVCRNQGCGGVRGQFCGPCLRNRYGEDVRSALLDPVGTDWVCPPCRGICNCSYCRKRDGRCATGILIHLAKFYGYNNVKEYLESLQKQLVEDD; translated from the exons caGGATGTGCGTTTCCATTCTAAATACTTCACGGAAGAGCTAAGAAGAATTTTTATAGAGGACACTGACTCAGAAACGGAAGAATTTGAAGGATTTACACAGAATGATCTGAATGTAAACAGTAACCCAGAAGTAATG CTTGTGGAGTCAGATTTGAGCGATGCTGGTAAGGTGTCTTCAGCGAGTGaagaagaggatgaagaagaaaaggCTCCACCCAGGAGAAGCAGGCCGAGGAGAAGCAGTATTGGTCTTCGAGTAGCCTTTCAATTCCCCACCAAGAAACTGGCAAAAAAATCTGATGACAGTTCTTCTGAGCCACTATTTCCTAGCAAACGCTTACAGGACAATAAAAAAGCAATtcttggaagaaagagaagctgcagacaggggaaggaaagggaagattcGGTGTCTGAATCTGAGGATGACTCCAGGGATGAGGGCCAGGAGAGCTCTGATGCGCTGCTGAAAAGGACCATGAACATCAAGGAGAACAAAGCCATG CTGGCTCAGTTATTGGCAGAACTGAACTCAATGCCGGATTTCTTCCCAGTACGAACCCCAAACTCAGCCTCT AAGAGAACAGTGAGGCGGGCTTTCTCCGAGGGACAGATCACAAGACGCACTAACCCCACCCGGAGCGCGCGGCCTCCCGAGAAATTTGCCCTGGAGAACTTCACTGTCTCCGCTGCCAAATTTGCagaagagttttacagtttcaggagAAGGAAGACAATTAGCGGG GGGAAATGCCAGGGGTATAGACGGCGTCACCGTGTATCTTCCTTTCGGCCGGTGGAGGATATCACTGAAGAGGACTTAGAAAATGTTGCCATCACCGTTCGAGATAAAATCTACGATAAAGTTCTG GGCAACACTTGCCATCAGTGCAGGCAGAAGACCATCGACACCAAGACGGTGTGTCGGAACCAGGGCTGCGGTGGGGTCCGAGGACAGTTCTGTGGGCCGTGCCTGCGGAATCGCTACGGGGAGGACGTGAGATCTGCACTGCTGGACCCGGTAGGAACG GATTGGGTGTGTCCTCCCTGCCGTGGGATCTGCAATTGCAGTTACTGTCGCAAGCGTGATGGCCGCTGTGCCACAGGGATCCTCATTCACCTAGCCAAGTTTTACGGTTACAATAATGTCAAGGAATACCTGGAGAG CTTACAGAAGCAGCTAGTAGAAGATGATTAA